A segment of the Lolium perenne isolate Kyuss_39 chromosome 3, Kyuss_2.0, whole genome shotgun sequence genome:
CTTTATAGCGCtggcgacaggggcccaccaaccataacgggttgggcgcccccgatcagggcgcaggTCAAAGGGGCCCGGTGGGCCGTTGGGCCCACTCGGAAGAGATCAATCTAACAGAATAATGTAAGACACTGAGCACAAAGTTTCGTTCTCACCTAGCTGACAACTAGCAAATTCCTGTAAATAAACCTGCAATCTCATGTGGCCCGTTGGGCAACACACTACTCCTAAAAATTGCATCGCTCCGCTCCGCTCCTAGCTTGAAGCGCTCTCCCGATCGACACCAGCGAGCGACCACCGTGCACATCTATGATCTATCTATCCTTCCTTGGCGATTTGGTGTCCACTGAATTCCTCCACCTCGCTCTCATTCACGTAAACCACTCGAGAGTCGAGACGTTAGTGCCCGCGTATTATCTCCCCGGCGTCTTGTAGTGTTCATCTCAACCACTCACTCTGTTGTCCCCAAGAGCTGAGAAATTAAACTTGGCAAGTATCCGTCCATTGCAGAAGAAAAGAGATGAAGAAGAACTCAAACTCTCAAATGAAATCTTGACACGAACCTTTAGCAGAAGGTGCAATACGAAGTAGTAGTACGGACGGACTACGTAGGAGTACAAAAATCGTTGGTGCATGCCCAGCAACGAACAAGCACACCGGCGGCCGGCAATGGATCAGGCGGCGGACTCGTACTCCACCTCTACCACGCCCCTGCTCCTCCTCGGCTCCCTCGCGCTGGCGGTCTTGCTGCTCGTGCTCTTCGGGCATGGGCGCCGGAAGGCGCGGCTCCCGCCCGGTCCACCGGCGCTGCTCTTCCTCGCCAAGTTCGTGGCGCTCCGGCGATCGATCTTCGACCTGGGCCCGATGATCGTCGACCTCCACGCGCGCCACGGCCCCGTCATCTCCATCCACCTCTTCCGCACGCTCATCTTCGTGGCCGACCGCAAGATGGCCCACCGCGCGCTCGTCCAGGGCGGCGCCACCTTCGCTGAGAGGCCGCCGCCGGTCGATCCCACCCGCCTGTTCACGTCCGGGGGTCGCGACATCAGCTCCTCCCCGTACGGGACCTACTGGCGCCTGCTCCGCCGAAACCTCGCCGCGGAGGCGCTCAGCCCGGCCCGCGTCGCGCACTTCGCGGACGCCAGGAGGTCGGCGTGcgacggcctcgtctccggcctacTCAGAGAGCAAGAGCGGCAGGGGCAGGAGGAGGCCGTGACGCTGAGGCCGTTGCTGCGGCGCGCCATGTTCGAGCTGCTCGTCTTCATGTGCTTCGGCGCTCGGCTGGACCGCGAGGCGCTGGACGAGGTGGAGGAGCTGCAGCACCAGGTGCTCGTCGCCTTCACCTCCTTCCCGGTCTTCGCTTTCTTCCCGGCGGTCACCAAGAGGCTCTTCCGCAGGCGCTGGGCGGGGTACCTCGCGGTGCGCCGCAGGCATGAGGAGGTGTTCGTCCCGCTCATCCACGCGGAGCGCGCCGGCGGCGACCCGCCGTGCTACGCAGAGTCCCTCCTCGCCGTCCGCATGTCCGACGACGTCCGGCTCACGGACGCCGAGATGGTCAGCCTCTGCTCCGAGTTCCTCAACGGCGGGACGGACACCACGGTGACCCTGCTGGAGTGGATCATGGCCGAGCTCGTGAACCGCCCCGACGTCCAGGCCAAGGTGTACGAGGAGGTGAGAGCCAACCCAGACCTCAACGACCTGCAGGGGATGTCGTACCTGAAGGCCATCGTGATGGAGGGGCTGCGGCTGCACCCGCCGGGCCACTTCCTCCTCCCGCACGGCGTGCAGCACAGCGGCGACGGTGGCGTGGAGATCGGGGGCTACATGGTGCCCAAGGGCGCGGAGGTGAACTTCCTCGTGGCCGAGATCGGGCGCGACGAGACGGTGTGGACGGCGGCGCGGGAGTTCCGGCCGGAGAGGTTCCTGGAGGGCGCCGAGGGGCACGGCGTGGACATCACGGGCAGCAGGGAGATCAAGATGATGCCTTTCGGAGCGGGCCGGAGGATGTGCCCGGGTTACTCGCTCGGGATGCACCACGCCGAGTACTTCGTGGCCAGGATGGTGATGGACCTCGAGTGGCGGCCGCCGGTGGAAGGGGAGGAGGTGGACATGGCGGAGACGCTGGATTTCACCACTGTTATCAAGCATCCGCTCCGTGCGCGCCTCTTCGCCAGGACTAATTCCCACAATGCATGATGAATTTTGTGTCCAAGGGATGAAGGGAGAGTGTTAGGAATAGTTAGCTAAGCAGGAAGTTAGTGATCCAAACGCTACTATATGTATCGCCAACAGTCGCAAACCTTTGTAAACCACCTCAAAGGCATCTCTTCAGGAACTATATAAAGCCCTGAACAAGCATCAATAACATTCTTGGGTCTCAATCACAAGTTCTCAACACAGAGAAGGAAGCGCCTCCTTAATCTCTGCTTCTTCTTGTTTCTCCATGTCCACATGGTTTTGCTACTTTCTGTACTTAACACGCCAGatccaaaagaaaaaaagaggaaATATTGACTGTATCTTATCTTTTTTTTGTAACAGCGGAGCGCCCCAGAAGGGGCTCGAACAGTGGAGGTATAATTTTGTTACAAAGGACTCCAAGAAATAAGAAAATTACACATAGGTCCCTAGTATTTGTAGAAAGGACCTTGCTAAAATATTTGAGATTGCAATCTAGTCAATCCTCTTCCCCACTGTGGAGCAGAGAATGCAGCGCGCTGCAGACATGGACGACGCATGGGACGAAACCACTTGCCTTCGGCCTGGCAAAGCTCTCAACACATGCGTTGAAGACGGGCCTCCGAATGGAGGTTGAAAACATGCCGAGCACACCTTGGCCAAATATTTCAGCGCCCTCTTTCGGGACGCAGAAGAGATGCTCCAAGCAGAACAGGTTCTTGAACTCCAAAGCCACTCAAGCAGAGCACCAAATGCACGCCGACACCACGGCGGGAGAATCAACCTACCATCGAACATAGAGTTTTTGCCACGAACCTGGGGAGGCAAGCAAAGGTGATGTCGGTGACGATGAGCATGGGAGCTCACAAGAGCAGATTCACTTGTACCCCGGTGTAGGTCAGAGAGCAGGTTGCCGGAGAGTAGGAGCTCCGAGCCGTGCTCACCACCATGGCGAACAACTAGCATGAGATCTAGATCATGGGCAGCCGATGTCGATCTGCAGAGAATACCTGCCATGGCTTCAAACACTAAATCCAGAGCCTGGGCCTCAAGCTTATTGAAGGACCGGGAGAGGAAGAGCGAGTAGCAGTCGCACGCACCACACCGCCACCGCCAGCAAGATCTCCATTACCGGCCGCTCGGCGCCGTCTGGAAGCACCGAGAGCCTCGGTCACCGGCATAACGCCATACTCCACTTGGGAAACAAACACAAGACCTAGACTACTATGTACAAAGGGGAACCGGCCTCCTCTCTCCCAGTCACTCCGGCTGGTGAGGCCGCCAGATGAGATGGAAAGAGGAGCCGGCAGAGGGAAGGCGACCCTCAAAGTACTGTTCACGCGTGAGAGAAAGAGAATGCTAGTGAAAAACTTGACTTTGTTTGTTTGTACTGTATCATATCGGTTGCTTGAAAAAGGGACCGACGACTTGTTTTGGATTACTCGATATTGTTTTCAAGGGAACACTAAGTACTATCCAGCTATGCACGACCATGGTTTGCCATACTCGTCATACAATCATAGCAAGTTTGTGAGCCACTTTGTTCGCACGCTGACACTCTACACACCTGGAAAAGGGCCACCTGCTGCGCCAAATTAAGTGCCTCCGTTGAAGCACTCAACTTAGCACCAAAGTGGCAAAGTGCGAAGGCGTCCCTGACATTGTTCCGCACGCTCTGCACCTCATTCGTCTTCTCTTcacgttggagatgccctgaggaTGGCTGCAAGTTCTATTTCCCTCGGCTCATGCATTATCATGAGGATCCCCAAAAAGTATGGCCTTATATCCATATATAGTTGCACAAGAGAATTTAAACACCTACTATAGCTGCCAGGGAGGATCCAACTGCATTTTCGTCAAAAAGCCATGTAAGGATTTACAGTCCAATTTCAACAAATGTGAATATTTCGGACATTGTTCGCTACAGATATCCCATAGTTACACATAATGAAGGGCGTTTCCACCAAAACACATCTTAATGCAGTTAGTTGCAGAGATCTGACAAGTGATGGCTCTGTTGTCTGCATATCTTGGCTTGCATATATATCATCCAAGCTTTTCGTCAAAAGAGATAGCAGCATGAGGAAAGTGAACTATGTTCATCCCGCGTCTTCAGTTAAAAGGTATCCTGCGCAACAACAGAAGCATTACTTGTGTGACCCATAAATTCGATGAGAATCTAATGGCAGAACAAACTTGCAAACCAGGTATCCTGAACTTACTTATTTTTCGGTTAATTCTGTGTGTGAATCAACTGTCCATAGCGCTGGTGGTGGTGCAGGGGGAGTTTGCTTGTTCAAGGTTAGGGGAGATAAAGCCTTGACCACAATGCTCATGCTTGGACGGAACTCGGCTTCATATTGCACGCACAAAGCTGCTACCGC
Coding sequences within it:
- the LOC127345013 gene encoding cytochrome P450 89A9, with translation MPSNEQAHRRPAMDQAADSYSTSTTPLLLLGSLALAVLLLVLFGHGRRKARLPPGPPALLFLAKFVALRRSIFDLGPMIVDLHARHGPVISIHLFRTLIFVADRKMAHRALVQGGATFAERPPPVDPTRLFTSGGRDISSSPYGTYWRLLRRNLAAEALSPARVAHFADARRSACDGLVSGLLREQERQGQEEAVTLRPLLRRAMFELLVFMCFGARLDREALDEVEELQHQVLVAFTSFPVFAFFPAVTKRLFRRRWAGYLAVRRRHEEVFVPLIHAERAGGDPPCYAESLLAVRMSDDVRLTDAEMVSLCSEFLNGGTDTTVTLLEWIMAELVNRPDVQAKVYEEVRANPDLNDLQGMSYLKAIVMEGLRLHPPGHFLLPHGVQHSGDGGVEIGGYMVPKGAEVNFLVAEIGRDETVWTAAREFRPERFLEGAEGHGVDITGSREIKMMPFGAGRRMCPGYSLGMHHAEYFVARMVMDLEWRPPVEGEEVDMAETLDFTTVIKHPLRARLFARTNSHNA